The Archangium primigenium genomic interval GCAGCAGTTCCGCGGTGTTGTGCCGGCCCTGGGGCGACACCACCGTGAGGAACAGGCCCTCGTGGCCCTCGAAGGCATCCAGCGGCACGCCCAGCAGGTTGTTGCGCGCCTCCTCGGAGGGCACCAGCATGAAGGCCTGGCCCTCGCTCGTGCCCATCTGCGTGCGCAAGGGCGGCCCCTGCCCGAACGCCAGGTCCGTGCACAGCTCGTGCAGGAAGGCCTCGGCGGGCAAGAGGTCCTGCTCGCCCAGGTGGAAGATCTCCAGGTCGCGCGCGCCGAACTTCTCCATGCCGTGCGAGTGCACCCACAAGGGGGTCTCCCCCTCGATGACCTCCACGGCGTGCAGGTTCACGTGGTCGCGGATGTCGAAGTCCAGCTCGGTGATCTCCGCCACGTCGTCGGACTCGTGCACCTTGGACGAGGTGATGTCCACGAGCACCCCGCTCGCGTGCGCGAGCAGCACCCGGGAGCACACGAGCGCGGCGAACACGGGCACCGTGGGCTGCAGGGTGCTCATGTCGAAGGCGAGCCGGTAGAAGGACCGGGCCTTGCCGAGCGCCTCCAGGGCGGGCTCGCTGCCGGAGAACAGGTCCGCGGTCCACTCCCGGGGGGCGGGCCGCGACTCGAAGACGACCTCCACGCGCGCGTCCTCGGCCTCCACGATGAAGCCCGCGCCCTCCTCGTGGGGGGTGAACGCCAGCTCCTCGATCTCGAACGCCGTGGCCAGGGCCTCGGCGGGCACGGG includes:
- a CDS encoding DUF2314 domain-containing protein, whose translation is MKEVYLVALESDAPVPAEALATAFEIEELAFTPHEEGAGFIVEAEDARVEVVFESRPAPREWTADLFSGSEPALEALGKARSFYRLAFDMSTLQPTVPVFAALVCSRVLLAHASGVLVDITSSKVHESDDVAEITELDFDIRDHVNLHAVEVIEGETPLWVHSHGMEKFGARDLEIFHLGEQDLLPAEAFLHELCTDLAFGQGPPLRTQMGTSEGQAFMLVPSEEARNNLLGVPLDAFEGHEGLFLTVVSPQGRHNTAELLRPFRERFVQEPTERTETMHRESQALLPAFKARLLRRGLMEPLTFLVRAPFETHPEGRSMTEQLWLEVLSWEDATIVGRLVDGAVHTTEWRKGAHVEVPEADVNALALSREGRTLEDDEVRALLVAERPI